The sequence below is a genomic window from Dyadobacter chenwenxiniae.
GATTACCCTTGTTATTGCCGTTTCGCCAATGATCGCCCCAACCGTTGGAGGTTATGTTACTGCATCGATTTCTTGGCAGTGGATTTTTATCATTTTAGCAGGAATCGTTTCACTGATTATTGCGGCGATCTACTTTTTCTTGCCGACAGGACGGGAAGCAGATAATTCCGTTTCCCTGCGCCCCAAAGCGGTGATGAATGGCTTTGCAACGGTTATCAGGCAGCCTCAGTTCCTGATCTATACATTAGCAGGCGGCCTGGCAACAGCTGCTCCGTTTGCTTACATCGCCGGTTCCTCCGATGTTTTCATGAACATTTATAAGGTTACCGAGCAGCAATACGGATGGATTTTCGCTTTCCTCGCCGTTGCAATGATTGGTTCTACGCAACTGAACCATATATTACTGAAAAAATTCAAGAGCGAGCAGATCATTAAGGTGACCTTATTTTACCAGAGCATTGTTGGCGTTCTGCTGATTGCGGGCGTTTATAACAACTGGTTCGGACTATACTCGCTGATCGGGATGATGTTCATCTTCCTTACCGGTCAGGGACTTACGGGACCAAACGGCTCTGCATTGTCGCTCGCACCGTTCAGGAAACACACGGGCAGTGCTTCCGCCTTAATGGGTAGTTGGAGAATGGGTGCCGGGGCAATTATTTCTGCTATTGTGAGCGTTTTACATAACAATACGGCCTTACCGATGGTGGGCATGATGGCCGCTTGTTCTTTGGGCGGACTCGTAATTCTGCACGCTGGTAATGCGGTTGTCAAGCACCAGGCAAGCAGGAGAGAAGTGGAAGATGAAGTTTCGGTTCTGCTTTAAAACAAGTCAGGGGAGTCGTTTGACAGCCTGATAGATCATTTCCATATAAGCTTCGCGGTTAATGTCATAGGCGACTTCGGTGTTGGGCTTCCTTTGCAAAGTATTGTAAAAATCAACCACTGTTGCTCCTGTCGTTAGTTCGCCTTTGGTTTCCACATCTACATAGCAAGGTTTAGTCGCAAACACAGAAGGGTTTATCAGCCAGGCAATTGCACACGGGTCGTGTAATGCTGCGCCTCCTTCAAGTTCCGTGTGGTGCTCGCGGTAATACACCGAAAAGAAATCCATCAGATCCGCTGCTGCATTTCCCGATTTGTTGCCAATGGCCCTGAAATGATCTATGTCTTTCTGGTAAACCAGTGCCTTATGCGTCACATCAAGGCCGCACATGGTAATTGGGATGCCAGAATTGAAAACAATGGCGGCGGCTTCGGGATCACAATAAATGTTAAATTCTGCCAAAGGAGTCATATTGCCTCTGAAAATTCCACCACCCATTAATGATATCCTGTCAATTCTATTCTTCAAATCCGGATAAGCCAGTAAGAAGGTAGCAATGTTGGTCAATGGCCCGGTGGGAACGATTGTAACTCCTTCATTTGCTTCCCTTACAATCTTGGCTATGGCTTCAATGGCTGAACCTTGGGCGGGTTCACGGGTAACCACTGGTAGAGAGGGTGCATTAAGTCCCGTTTCGCCATGCGCATAGTCGGCAACGATTAAATCCCTGAATAACGGCTTCTCTGCACCCCGATATACCGGAATGTCAGCTTCAATCAATGTGAGGATTTTTAATGCATTGGAAAGTGTCTTTTCCTGTGTTTGGTTGCCGGCAGAAACCGTAATCGCTTTAATGTCAAACAAATCACATCCCACCGCGAGCATCAGCATCAATGCATCGTCATGGCCCGGGTCGCAGTCAATGATTAATGCCCTCTTTTTCATGCTGATTTTTCAATAAGCTCCTGTCTGTATGGAGCGGAATTTTGTGCACCGGCGCGCGTCACAGATATAGCAGCGGCCCTGCAAGCGAAACGGCATGCTTCGGGCCAGCCCTCTCCCGATGCAAGGGCGGTAAGTATAGCGCCATTAA
It includes:
- a CDS encoding multidrug effflux MFS transporter, whose protein sequence is MSRKQYFFIILILGSLATVSPFSIDMYLPGFPRIAMELGTTINRVQLSLTSYLVGICIGQVLYGPLLDRFGRKKPLYAGLALYVVASFGCALTSSVDALIVMRFFQAMGGCVGLVASQALVSDLFPSDKRAEVFSLITLVIAVSPMIAPTVGGYVTASISWQWIFIILAGIVSLIIAAIYFFLPTGREADNSVSLRPKAVMNGFATVIRQPQFLIYTLAGGLATAAPFAYIAGSSDVFMNIYKVTEQQYGWIFAFLAVAMIGSTQLNHILLKKFKSEQIIKVTLFYQSIVGVLLIAGVYNNWFGLYSLIGMMFIFLTGQGLTGPNGSALSLAPFRKHTGSASALMGSWRMGAGAIISAIVSVLHNNTALPMVGMMAACSLGGLVILHAGNAVVKHQASRREVEDEVSVLL
- a CDS encoding nucleoside hydrolase gives rise to the protein MKKRALIIDCDPGHDDALMLMLAVGCDLFDIKAITVSAGNQTQEKTLSNALKILTLIEADIPVYRGAEKPLFRDLIVADYAHGETGLNAPSLPVVTREPAQGSAIEAIAKIVREANEGVTIVPTGPLTNIATFLLAYPDLKNRIDRISLMGGGIFRGNMTPLAEFNIYCDPEAAAIVFNSGIPITMCGLDVTHKALVYQKDIDHFRAIGNKSGNAAADLMDFFSVYYREHHTELEGGAALHDPCAIAWLINPSVFATKPCYVDVETKGELTTGATVVDFYNTLQRKPNTEVAYDINREAYMEMIYQAVKRLP